The genomic region TTAAAGATACTAATTCAGAAAGACGAAGTCCGCAGGTTAAAAATAGCAATAAAATAGCATAATCTCGTTCTTTGTTTTCTCCGTCTACAGATTTAAGTAAATCAATAGATTGCTCCAAGGATAAATAGCGGGGGAGAGAGGATTTAGTTTTAGGTGTTTCAAGCTCTTGAGCAGGATTAACCTCTAATAACTGCTTTTTATTTGTAAGATATTTAAAAAACATACGAATAGCACATATTTTTCTGGCTCTGGAAGTAGCTTTTAAATTTTTTGAAGATAAATATATGAGAAAATCGTAAATATCCGATATTGTTATTTTTTTAACAAATGGGAGATCGATCTCTTTAATAGGTATTTTTGAAAAGTCATCATCACGGGAGAATACACCCTTAATTATTAACATATATCTAAAAAACATTCGCAAATCAAGATAGTATTCATCAACAGTCTTTGGAGATTTACCTTTAATGGTTTCCATATATACAAGAAAATCTCTTAGTAATTCCGGCATTTCTTCAATACGCTTCATAAAATAACTCCTCTCAGATTTTTTGAATAATACACTCTATCATTTAAAAATTTTCTATCGACAGGAAAAGCTCAAAAAACTTTTACAATCAATGATTTTAAAAAAGAAAAAGCAAAATTGAAAATAAAAGTTATAAATAGAAAACAATTTATCAAATTATCACTCTGTAATAAATACATACCTTATTATAATAATAGTATACCATATAATTTTATAAAAAGATATATATACTCTTCCAAATATTAAGCTTTTTTAGGTTTTGCTCCTCCCCAAATTATACAAAATATTCATTTTGTATAATTATATATATTAAAAAATATGTACTACTCTCTTTATAAATTATATAAAAAAACATAAATTTTTATAAAAGTATAATTTTCGCCATTTACATATAATTTTTACAAATATATAATATAAATATAAAATAAGTTAAAGGAGAAACTATCAAAATGAAAAAGAGACAAATTTTATCATTGTTTATTGTTTTTGTATCTGTTTTATTAATTATCTCCGGTTGTGCAAATTCTAAAAAAGACACGTCCGATGAGCGCATTCCTGTTTCGGGTATACTTGATGATATTTCTTCTGAAAATTCAAGCTCTG from Oscillospiraceae bacterium harbors:
- a CDS encoding tyrosine recombinase XerC translates to MKRIEEMPELLRDFLVYMETIKGKSPKTVDEYYLDLRMFFRYMLIIKGVFSRDDDFSKIPIKEIDLPFVKKITISDIYDFLIYLSSKNLKATSRARKICAIRMFFKYLTNKKQLLEVNPAQELETPKTKSSLPRYLSLEQSIDLLKSVDGENKERDYAILLLFLTCGLRLSELVSLNYNCINDDGSILILGKGNKERTVYVNDECIKAVNAYKLKRPIDGVKDKNALFLSKQLKRISPKTVQWLVKRYIKLAGLDESQFSVHKLRHTAATLMYRNGVDVRTLKDLLGHQNLNTTQIYTHVSDNELKKAADLNPLSHIKK